In Monodelphis domestica isolate mMonDom1 chromosome 4, mMonDom1.pri, whole genome shotgun sequence, one DNA window encodes the following:
- the NEPRO gene encoding nucleolus and neural progenitor protein isoform X2, with amino-acid sequence MSLIRKDLDAETGVLRAILYSNHNKLCHHKPYLALKQVEQCLKRMNCVNLEGSIQDFFELCPKEDELESRKKYIIPSQPVMEFVLMKILGTCKLILRLLDCCCKTFLFSVKHLCLEEFIILNTVITGLVSRLWVLYKDVLKKLVSLYQPLFKLLQEVSKIQPTPYFKNFTFPTELTEFLGEAYLDIINKKMVAKGVTKLLNKLFLAKENSTKAIEKTEAPPNAKQMRIKVTEKVDIGKAVLKRKTYGETSSVFDLKAFCKRPRHKTTLVANVQSVCSEMKVRKAISSSQRLVGPSGARKLVLRIREARSFTQLSEELQMAIFWCRSKKLKHKVTFLGNKLLKSNRLKHVEAQGCSLPKKLNCIKTSICNSLLRGMGNMSSKCHLRRITSQNKFVKQQRKPQRKLQPAVLKEIQQFPHHTEKKAVTERDAKRTFSDLILHRPEVTSKKGQWPDDRNANLIENCNSALKSPALAPVRENNTMSKAAKDMDDIDDIFSSLGV; translated from the exons ATGTCACTTATAAGAAAAGATTTGGATGCTGAAACAGGTGTCTTACGTGCTATCCTTTACAGTAATCACAACAAACTGTGTCATCACAAGCCATATTTGGCTCTCAAACAG GTTGAACAGTGTCTCAAACGCATGAATTGTGTGAATTTGGAGGGTTCCATTCAAGATTTCTTTGAGCTGTGTCCCAA AGAAGATGAACTTGAAAGTAGGAAAAAGTATATAATTCCCAGCCAGCCAGTGATGGAGTTTGTGTTAATGAAGATTTTGGGAACCTGCAAATTAATACTTCGCTTATTAGACTGTTGCTGCAAGACATTTCT TTTTTCTGTGAAGCATCTTTGTTTGGAAGAATTCATCATTTTAAACACTGTTATTACAGGACTGGTGAGCAGGTTGTG GGTCCTGTACAAGgatgttttaaaaaaacttgTCTCTTTATATCAGCCTTTATTTAAATTACTACAAGAGGTATCCAAGATTCAACCAACACCTTACTTCAAAAATTTTACCTTTCCAACTGAGCTTACGGAATTTTTAGGAGAGGCCTATCTTGATATTATTAACAAAAAGATGGTAGCTAAAGGAGTAACAAAATTGCTTAACAAACTATTTCTAGCAAAAGAGAACTCAACCAAGGCTATTGAAAAAACAGAAGCACCCCCAAACGCTAAGCAAATGAGGATAAAGGTAACAGAAAAGGTGGATATTGGGAAGGCAGTGCTGAAGAGGAAAACTTACGGAG AAACATCATCAGTGTTTGACCTGAAGGCCTTTTGCAAAAGACCAAGGCACAAAACTACTCTG GTTGCCAACGTCCAGTCTGTATGTTCTGAAATGAAAGTAAGGAAAGCCATTAGTTCATCCCAGCGGTTGGTAGGACCCTCTGGTGCCCGAAAGCTTGTGCTGAGGATCCGAGAGGCACGATCTTTTACACAACTTTCAGAAGAACTCCAAATGGCCATTTTTTGGTGTCGGAGCAAAAAATTGAAGCATAAAGTCACCTTTCTGGGTAACAAACTTCTAAAAAGTAACCGGCTTAAGCATGTAGAAGCTCAAGGTTGCAG CTTGCCCAAGAAATTGAACTGCATAAAAACATCCATCTGTAACTCTCTTCTCCGTGGTATGGGTAACATGTCTTCAAAGTGCCACCTGAGACGAATCACTTCACAGAATAAATTTGTAAAGCAGCAGAGGAAACCACAGAGAAAGTTGCAGCCTGCTGTTCTAAAGGAAATTCAGCAGTTTCCTCATCACACTGAGAAGAAGGCTGTCACAGAGAGAGATGCTAAACGAACATTCTCAGACCTTATACTTCATAGACCTGAAGTAACATCAAAAAAGGGCCAATGGCCAGATGACAGAAATGCAAATCTTATTGAAAATTGTAACAGTGCACTGAAGTCACCAGCATTGGCTCCAGTAAGGGAAAACAACACCATGTCAAAAGCTGCCAAAGACATGGATGatattgatgacattttttcatcctTGGGAGTTTAG
- the NEPRO gene encoding nucleolus and neural progenitor protein isoform X1 — protein MASVADREPWNQVRIPSPGSLSTVAVEDEDGAIGSYIKAVIKECHTVKMSLIRKDLDAETGVLRAILYSNHNKLCHHKPYLALKQVEQCLKRMNCVNLEGSIQDFFELCPKEDELESRKKYIIPSQPVMEFVLMKILGTCKLILRLLDCCCKTFLFSVKHLCLEEFIILNTVITGLVSRLWVLYKDVLKKLVSLYQPLFKLLQEVSKIQPTPYFKNFTFPTELTEFLGEAYLDIINKKMVAKGVTKLLNKLFLAKENSTKAIEKTEAPPNAKQMRIKVTEKVDIGKAVLKRKTYGETSSVFDLKAFCKRPRHKTTLVANVQSVCSEMKVRKAISSSQRLVGPSGARKLVLRIREARSFTQLSEELQMAIFWCRSKKLKHKVTFLGNKLLKSNRLKHVEAQGCSLPKKLNCIKTSICNSLLRGMGNMSSKCHLRRITSQNKFVKQQRKPQRKLQPAVLKEIQQFPHHTEKKAVTERDAKRTFSDLILHRPEVTSKKGQWPDDRNANLIENCNSALKSPALAPVRENNTMSKAAKDMDDIDDIFSSLGV, from the exons ATGGCTTCGGTGGCCGATAGGGAGCCCTGGAACCAGGTGCGGATCCCAAGCCCGGGGAGTTTGAGCACAGTGGCCGTTGAAGACGAAGATGGGGCAATTG gtTCATATATTAAAGCTGTGATTAAGGAGTGCCACACTGTCAAAATGTCACTTATAAGAAAAGATTTGGATGCTGAAACAGGTGTCTTACGTGCTATCCTTTACAGTAATCACAACAAACTGTGTCATCACAAGCCATATTTGGCTCTCAAACAG GTTGAACAGTGTCTCAAACGCATGAATTGTGTGAATTTGGAGGGTTCCATTCAAGATTTCTTTGAGCTGTGTCCCAA AGAAGATGAACTTGAAAGTAGGAAAAAGTATATAATTCCCAGCCAGCCAGTGATGGAGTTTGTGTTAATGAAGATTTTGGGAACCTGCAAATTAATACTTCGCTTATTAGACTGTTGCTGCAAGACATTTCT TTTTTCTGTGAAGCATCTTTGTTTGGAAGAATTCATCATTTTAAACACTGTTATTACAGGACTGGTGAGCAGGTTGTG GGTCCTGTACAAGgatgttttaaaaaaacttgTCTCTTTATATCAGCCTTTATTTAAATTACTACAAGAGGTATCCAAGATTCAACCAACACCTTACTTCAAAAATTTTACCTTTCCAACTGAGCTTACGGAATTTTTAGGAGAGGCCTATCTTGATATTATTAACAAAAAGATGGTAGCTAAAGGAGTAACAAAATTGCTTAACAAACTATTTCTAGCAAAAGAGAACTCAACCAAGGCTATTGAAAAAACAGAAGCACCCCCAAACGCTAAGCAAATGAGGATAAAGGTAACAGAAAAGGTGGATATTGGGAAGGCAGTGCTGAAGAGGAAAACTTACGGAG AAACATCATCAGTGTTTGACCTGAAGGCCTTTTGCAAAAGACCAAGGCACAAAACTACTCTG GTTGCCAACGTCCAGTCTGTATGTTCTGAAATGAAAGTAAGGAAAGCCATTAGTTCATCCCAGCGGTTGGTAGGACCCTCTGGTGCCCGAAAGCTTGTGCTGAGGATCCGAGAGGCACGATCTTTTACACAACTTTCAGAAGAACTCCAAATGGCCATTTTTTGGTGTCGGAGCAAAAAATTGAAGCATAAAGTCACCTTTCTGGGTAACAAACTTCTAAAAAGTAACCGGCTTAAGCATGTAGAAGCTCAAGGTTGCAG CTTGCCCAAGAAATTGAACTGCATAAAAACATCCATCTGTAACTCTCTTCTCCGTGGTATGGGTAACATGTCTTCAAAGTGCCACCTGAGACGAATCACTTCACAGAATAAATTTGTAAAGCAGCAGAGGAAACCACAGAGAAAGTTGCAGCCTGCTGTTCTAAAGGAAATTCAGCAGTTTCCTCATCACACTGAGAAGAAGGCTGTCACAGAGAGAGATGCTAAACGAACATTCTCAGACCTTATACTTCATAGACCTGAAGTAACATCAAAAAAGGGCCAATGGCCAGATGACAGAAATGCAAATCTTATTGAAAATTGTAACAGTGCACTGAAGTCACCAGCATTGGCTCCAGTAAGGGAAAACAACACCATGTCAAAAGCTGCCAAAGACATGGATGatattgatgacattttttcatcctTGGGAGTTTAG